In one Tripterygium wilfordii isolate XIE 37 chromosome 22, ASM1340144v1, whole genome shotgun sequence genomic region, the following are encoded:
- the LOC119990611 gene encoding protein DETOXIFICATION 14-like — MRDSENIEKGLLVREGEEEDRGLLTWVVLMEEVKRVGYIGGPMVAVNFSQYFLQVISIMMVGHLGELALSSTAITFSICGVTGYSLVFGMSSALETICGQAYGAQQYQTLGTQIYTAILCLSLVCIPISMMWIYMGKLLALMGQDPLVSQEAGRYAICLIPSLFGYATLQSVVRYFQVQSLTGPLFVSSLATFCFHVGFCWVLVFKSELGNVGAAVALSGSYWLNVMLLGLYMMFSPNCDKTRVPISMELFHGVRKFFRFAIPSAVMICLEWWSFELIILLSGFLPNSKLETSVLSVCLQCLSTLHMIADGLGGAVSTRVSNELGAGNPRKARMAVIAVMFLTVAQSMILSSILFASKHAFGYAFSNEKEVVDYVSAMAPLLCISVILDSLQGVLSGVARGCGWQDLGAYVNLAAFYLCGIPVAAVLGFRSQLRGKGFWIGVQIGALLQTLLLFIITSCTNWEKQARKARMMMFDGKSSVHDELM, encoded by the exons ATGAGAGACTCAGAAAACATTGAAAAGGGTTTGTTggttagagaaggagaggaggaGGACAGGGGATTATTAACATGGGTTGTGCTAATGGAGGAAGTGAAGAGAGTTGGGTACATAGGAGGACCAATGGTGGCTGTGAATTTCTCACAGTACTTCTTGCAAGTTATATCAATCATGATGGTCGGTCATCTTGGCGAGCTCGCTCTTTCTAGCACCGCCATTACCTTCTCCATCTGCGGCGTCACCGGATACAGTCTCGTT TTTGGAATGTCATCTGCACTAGAGACCATATGTGGGCAAGCTTATGGAGCTCAACAATATCAAACACTAGGGACTCAAATATACACTGCAATTCTTTGTCTTAGTCTTGTTTGTATCCCAATATCAATGATGTGGATCTACATGGGAAAATTACTTGCTTTGATGGGCCAAGACCCTCTGGTCTCGCAAGAGGCTGGTAGATATGCAATTTGTCTAATTCCTTCGCTCTTTGGCTATGCGACACTTCAGTCAGTTGTTAGATACTTTCAGGTGCAGAGTTTGACTGGTCCTTTGTTTGTAAGCTCTTTGGctactttttgtttccatgTTGGTTTCTGTTGGGTTTTGGTATTCAAATCCGAGCTAGGCAACGTTGGAGCAGCAGTAGCACTCAGTGGTTCGTATTGGTTGAATGTAATGTTGCTCGGATTGTATATGATGTTCTCCCCTAATTGTGATAAAACACGAGTCCCTATTAGTATGGAGCTATTCCATGGAGTTAGAAAGTTCTTCCGATTCGCGATCCCTTCTGCTGTTATGATTTG CCTTGAATGGTGGTCATTTGAGTTGATCATCCTGTTGTCTGGATTTCTACCAAATTCAAAGCTTGAAACTTCAGTTCTCTCTGTCTG CCTGCAGTGCCTTTCAACACTCCATATGATCGCAGATGGACTAGGTGGTGCAGTAAG TACAAGAGTCTCGAACGAACTGGGAGCAGGGAATCCAAGGAAAGCTCGTATGGCTGTCATTGCAGTGATGTTTCTTACAGTGGCACAGTCTATGATATTAAGCTCAATTCTGTTCGCCAGCAAGCATGCTTTCGGTTATGCTTTTAGCAACGAAAAGGAAGTTGTGGACTATGTCTCAGCCATGGCTCCTCTGTTATGTATTTCCGTTATATTGGATAGTCTACAAGGTGTTCTTTCAG GCGTTGCACGGGGATGTGGGTGGCAGGATTTGGGGGCCTATGTCAACCTTGCGGCATTCTATCTTTGTGGAATTCCAGTTGCAGCCGTGCTGGGTTTCCGGTCACAACTGAGAGGGAAAGGCTTTTGGATTGGAGTCCAAATTGGGGCACTTTTGCAAACACTTCTGCTGTTTATCATTACCAGTTGCACCAATTGGGAAAAACAG GCAAGAAAGGCGAGGATGATGATGTTTGACGGAAAATCATCGGTACACGATGAATTGATGTGA